In Duganella zoogloeoides, a single genomic region encodes these proteins:
- the gmd gene encoding GDP-mannose 4,6-dehydratase — protein MTNSKKALITGITGQDGAYLAQLLLDKGYQVTGTYRRTSSVNFWRIEELGIASHPQLELVEFDLTDLSSMTRLIQRVQPDEIYNLAAQSFVGVSFDQPLTTGEITGLGAVNLLEAIRIVNPKIRFYQASTSEMFGKVQAVPQKEDTPFYPRSPYGVAKLYAHWMTVNYRESYGIFGASGILFNHESPLRGREFVTRKITDTVAKIHLGLQDVLELGNMDAKRDWGYAKEYVEGMWRILQADTPDTYVLATNRTETVRDFVTMAFKAVDIDLAWSGAAEHETGTCRKTGRVLVRVNPKFYRPAEVELLIGDAGKALSELGWQPQTTLEQLCQMMVEADLRRNRAGLSF, from the coding sequence ATGACGAACTCGAAGAAAGCCCTTATTACCGGCATCACTGGCCAGGACGGCGCCTACCTGGCGCAGCTGCTGCTCGACAAGGGCTACCAGGTCACCGGTACTTATCGCCGTACCAGCTCGGTCAACTTCTGGCGTATCGAGGAGCTGGGCATCGCGTCGCATCCGCAGCTGGAACTGGTGGAATTCGACCTCACCGACCTGTCTTCCATGACCCGCCTGATCCAGCGCGTGCAGCCGGACGAAATCTACAACCTGGCGGCGCAAAGCTTCGTGGGCGTGTCGTTCGACCAGCCGCTTACCACCGGCGAAATCACCGGCCTGGGCGCGGTCAACCTGCTCGAGGCGATCCGCATCGTCAACCCGAAAATCCGCTTCTACCAGGCGTCCACGTCGGAGATGTTCGGCAAGGTGCAGGCCGTGCCGCAAAAAGAGGATACGCCGTTTTATCCGCGCAGCCCGTATGGCGTGGCCAAGCTGTATGCGCACTGGATGACGGTCAACTACCGCGAGTCGTACGGCATCTTCGGCGCCTCGGGCATCCTGTTCAACCACGAGTCGCCGCTGCGCGGGCGCGAGTTCGTCACCCGCAAGATCACCGACACGGTAGCCAAGATCCACCTCGGCCTGCAGGACGTGCTCGAACTGGGCAATATGGACGCCAAGCGCGACTGGGGTTACGCGAAAGAGTACGTGGAAGGCATGTGGCGCATCCTGCAGGCCGACACGCCCGACACCTATGTGCTGGCCACCAACCGCACCGAGACCGTGCGCGACTTCGTCACCATGGCATTTAAAGCGGTCGATATCGACCTGGCCTGGAGCGGCGCCGCCGAGCACGAAACCGGCACGTGCCGCAAAACCGGCCGCGTGCTGGTGCGCGTCAACCCCAAATTCTACCGCCCGGCCGAAGTGGAACTCCTGATCGGCGACGCCGGCAAGGCCTTGAGCGAATTGGGCTGGCAGCCGCAGACCACGCTGGAACAGCTGTGCCAGATGATGGTCGAGGCCGACCTGCGCCGCAACCGCGCCGGCTTGTCGTTCTAG